Genomic DNA from bacterium:
TCAGGATTGGGCTGCGCGCCGGCTGTTACCAAGAAAAACAACGTGATAACGAGTACGCTGATTGCCTTCATGTCAGAGTCTCCCCGAAAAGTCTATGTTTGAGGAGAAGATACGCATAAATGCAACGAAAGTCAATGCCTTAGTTGAGTTCCGGCGAGTAGAGAAGAGAGATCCTTCACTGTGCCGCCGTTTGAGTTCAATCGCGACAACAGCATGATGTGGCGGCGCGCTTCGTTCAAGGATGACAGCCAGGGCGGAGATCGTCTCTCTTGCCCAAGCCCTTGATTTTGTGCTGGAAAGGGCATAGATTGCCGGTAACTTCGGAAGGATATATTAGAATGAAACTCCTGATTTTCGATATAGATGGCACTCTGACACACCTCGACGGGGCGACCCGGCGGGCTTTCGACTCGGCCTATGTCAGGCTGTTCGGCCGCAATGCCGCGATCGCGGGGATCAAGATGCACGGCCGGACCGATCCCTTGATCTTCCGCGACTGCTATCACGAGAGCGGATTAGGTGAGGATTGGCAGGACGCCTATAATAAATTTCGCGACGTCTATATCGCGGAGCTTCCGGCGGCCATCGCTGCGCGCAAGGATCGCGTGCGGCTGCATCCGGGCGTGGAGGAACTGGTGACACAGCTGGCCGTTATGCCGGAGCGGGCCGCACTGGCTCTGGGAACGGGCAACATGGAAGCGGGCGGACGAACCAAGATTGCAACCTTTGGACTCAACGACTTCTTCCCGGTGGGCGGATTCGGGGACGTTCACCATGAGCGAGTGGACATTCTGCGCGACGCCGTTCTTAGCGCCGAGCGACAC
This window encodes:
- a CDS encoding HAD hydrolase-like protein gives rise to the protein MKLLIFDIDGTLTHLDGATRRAFDSAYVRLFGRNAAIAGIKMHGRTDPLIFRDCYHESGLGEDWQDAYNKFRDVYIAELPAAIAARKDRVRLHPGVEELVTQLAVMPERAALALGTGNMEAGGRTKIATFGLNDFFPVGGFGDVHHERVDILRDAVLSAERHWNRRFDPQDTWVIGDTPYDIEGGKALGLRTLGVATGGAFSLADLVNTHPDAVFADLSDTEMVLAVFGLN